In Ovis canadensis isolate MfBH-ARS-UI-01 breed Bighorn chromosome 3, ARS-UI_OviCan_v2, whole genome shotgun sequence, one DNA window encodes the following:
- the ABCA2 gene encoding ATP-binding cassette sub-family A member 2 isoform X3 has product MGFLHQLQLLLWKNVTLKRRSPWVLAFEIFIPLVLFFILLGLRQKKPTISVKEAFYTAAPLTSAGILPVMQSLCPDGQRDEFGFLQYANSTVTQLLERLNRVVEEGNLFDPARPSLGSELEALRQHLEALSASPDPWDSRAARPAVSSFSLDSVARDPRELWRFLTQNLSLPDSAARALLAAQVDLPEVYRLLFGPSPGLDGGSGPPRNQQPLFQMEELLLAPALLEQLTCMPGSRELGRVLTVPRGQQTALQGYRDAVCRGQAAARAHRFSGLAAELRNQLDAAKIAQQLGLDAPSGSAAPQQLPPPPRLQALLEDLLDAQKVLRDVDVLSALALLLPQGACAGRAPGPAASGPGGVANSTGAGAGPSSNSTAEEGAPSAAAPAPSDALQGQCSAFVQLWAGLQPILCGNNRTIEPEALRRGNMSSLGFTSKEQRNLGLLVHLMTSNPKILYAPAGSEADRVILKANETFALVGNVTHYAQVWLNISAEIRSYLEQGRLQQHLRWLQQYVAELRQHPEALSLSPEELPPALRQDNFSLPNGSVLLQQLDTIDNAACGWIQFMSKGFPDEESIVNYTLNQAYQDNVTVFASVIFQTRKDGSLPPHVHYKIRQNSSFTEKTNEIRRAYWRPGPNTGGRFYFLYGFVWIQDMMERAIIDTFVGHDVVEPGNYVQMFPYPCYTRDDFLFVIEHMMPLCMVISWVYSVAMTIQHIVAEKEHRLKEVMKTMGLNNAVHWVAWFITGCVQLSISVTALTAILKYGQVLAHSHVLIIWLFLAVYAVATIMFCFLVSVLYSKAKLASACGGIIYFLSYVPYMYVAIREEVAHDKITAFEKCIASLMSTTAFGLGSKYFALYEVAGVGIQWHTFSQSPVEGDDFNLLLAVTMLMVDAVVYGVLTWYIEAVHPGMYGLPRPWYFPLQKSYWLGSGRTEAWEWNWPWARAPRLSVMEEDQACAMESRRSEETRGMEEEPTHLPLVVCVDKLTKVYKNDKKLALNKLSLNLYENQVVSFLGHNGAGKTTTMSILTGLFPPTSGSATIYGHDIRTEMDEIRKNLGMCPQHNVLFDRLTVEEHLWFYSRLKSMAQEEIRKEMDKMIEDLELSNKRHSLVQTLSGGMKRKLSVAIAFVGGSRAIILDEPTAGVDPYARRAIWDLILKYKPGRTILLSTHHMDEADLLGDRIAIISHGKLKCCGSPLFLKGAYGDGYRLTLVKRPAEPGGPQEPGLTASPPGPAQLSSCSESQVSQFIRKHVASCLLVSDTSTELSYILPSEAAKKGAFERLFQHLEHSLDALHLSSFGLMDTTLEEVFLKVSEEDQSLENSEADVKESRKDVLPGAADPVSGEGPASNLARCAELAQSQASLQSASSVGSARGDEGAGYTDVYSDYRPLCDNLQDPDNVSLQEAEAETLTRVGQGSRKLEGWWLKVRQFHGLLVKRFHCARRNSKALSSQILLPAFFVCVAMTVALSVPEIGDLPPLVLSPSQYHNYTQPRGNFIPYANEERREYRLRLSPDAGPQQLVGTFRLPSGVGATCVLKSPANGSLGPTLNLSSGESRLLAARFFDSMCLESFTQGLPLSNFVPPPPSPAPSDSPVTLDEDLLPTSGSENWTSAPSLPHLVREPVRCTCSGQGTGFSCPGGVGGHPPQMRVVTGDILTDITGHNVSEYLLFTSDRFRLHRYGAITFGNVQKSIPASFGARAPAMVRRIAVRRAAQVFYNNKGYHSMPTYLNSLNNAILRANLPKSKGNPAAYGITVTNHPMNKTSASLSLDYLLQGTDVVIAIFIIVAMSFVPASFVVFLVAEKSTKAKHLQFVSGCNPVIYWLANYVWDMLNYLVPATCCVLILFVFDLPAYTSPTNFPAVLSLFLLYGWSITPIMYPASFWFEVPSSAYVFLIVINLFIGITATVATFLLQLFEHDKDLKVVNSYLKSCFLIFPNYNLGHGLMEMAYNEYLNEYYAKIGQVDKMKSPFEWDIVTRGLVAMTVEGFVGFLLTIMCQYNFLRQPQRMPVSTKPVEDDVDVASERQRVLRGDADNDMVKIENLTKVYKSRKIGRILAVDRLCLGVRPGECFGLLGVNGAGKTSTFKMLTGDESTTGGEAFVNGHSVLKELLQVQQSLGYCPQFDALFDELTAREHLQLYTRLRGIPWKDEARVVKWALEKLELTKYADKPAGTYSGGNKRKLSTAIALIGYPAFIFLDEPTTGMDPKARRFLWNLILDLIKTGRSVVLTSHSMEECEALCTRLAIMVNGRLRCLGSIQHLKNRFGDGYMITVRTKSSQNVKDVVRFFNRNFPEAILKERHHTKVQYQLKSAHISLAQVFSKMEQVVGVLGVEDYSVSQTTLDNVFVNFAKKQSDNLEQQETEPPSGLQSPLGRLLSLFRPRPPPTELRALVADEPEDLDTEDEGLISFEEERPVAVHQAQLSFNTDTLC; this is encoded by the exons ATGGGCTTCCTGcaccagctgcagctgctgctctgGAAGAACGTGACGCTGAAGCGCCGGAGCCCG TGGGTCTTGGCCTTCGAGATCTTCATCCCGCTCGTCCTGTTTTTCATCCTGCTGGGGCTTCGGCAGAAGAAGCCCACCATCTCTGTGAAGGAAG CTTTCTACACGGCGGCGCCCCTCACCTCCGCCGGCATCCTGCCGGTCATGCAGTCGCTGTGCCCCGACGGCCAGCGGGACGAGTTCGGCTTCCTTCAGTATGCCAACTCCAC ggtcacacagctgctgGAGCGCCTCAACCGCGTGGTGGAGGAGGGCAACCTGTTTGACCCGGCGAGGCCCAGCCTGGGCTCGGAGCTGGAGGCGCTGCGCCAGCACCTGGAGGCCCTCAGCGCCAGCCCGGACCCCTGGGACAGCCGCGCAGCCCGACCTGCAG TGTCCTCCTTCTCTCTGGACTCGGTGGCCAGGGACCCTCGGGAGCTGTGGCGCTTCCTGACACAGAACCTGTCACTGCCCGATAGCGCGGCCCGGGCTCTGCTGGCTGCCCAGGTGGACCTGCCCGAG GTCTATCGCCTGCTTTTTGGCCCTTCGCCTGGCTTGGACGGGGGTTCAGGGCCGCCCAGGAATCAGCAGCCCCTGTTCCAGATGGAG GAGCTGCTGCTGgctcctgccctcctggagcagcTCACGTGCATGCCAGGCTCCAGGGAGCTGGGCCGGGTCCTCACTGTACCCCGGGGTCAGCAGACAGCGCTGCAGGGATACCGGGATGCGGTCTGCAGAGGGCAGGCTGCGGCACGTGCTCACCGTTTCTCGGGGCTGGCTGCTGAGCTCCGGAACCAACTGGATGCAGCCAAGATTGCCCAGCAG CTGGGCCTGGACGCCCCTAGTGGCTCTGCTGCCCCACAGCAGCTACCACCCCCACCGCGGCTGCAGGCGCTCCTGGAGGACCTGCTGGACGCCCAGAAGGTCCTGCGGGACGTGGATGTCCTCTCAGCCCTTGCCCTGCTGCTGCCTCAGGGCGCCTGCGCAGGCCGGGCTCCTGGGCCCGCAGCCAGCGGCCCTGGTGGGGTGGCCAACAGCACCGGGGCTGGGGCGGGCCCCAGCTCCAACAGCACGGCTGAGGAGGGGGCCCCGTCCGCTGCAGCCCCGGCCCCCTCGGACGCGCTGCAGGGCCAGTGCTCCGCTTTCGTGCAGCTCTGGGCCGGCCTGCAGCCCATCCTGTGTGGCAACAACCG CACCATCGAGCCCGAGGCGCTGCGAAGGGGCAACATGAGCTCCCTGGGCTTCACGAGCAAGGAGCAGCGGAACCTGGGCCTCCTCGTGCACCTCATGACCAGCAACCCCAAGATCCTGTACGCGCCCGCGGGCTCTGAGGCAGACCGTGTCATCCTCAAG GCCAATGAGACCTTCGCCCTTGTTGGCAACGTGACTCACTACGCCCAGGTGTGGCTCAACATCTCAGCGGAGATCCGCAGCTACCTGGAGCAGGGAAGGCTGCAGCAACACCTGCGCTGGCTGCAGCAG tacGTGGCCGAGCTGCGGCAGCACCCGGAGGCCCTGAGCCTGTCGCCCGAGGAGCTGCCACCTGCCCTGCGCCAGGACAACTTCTCACTGCCCAACGGCTCGGTCCTCTTGCAGCAGCTGGACACCATCGACAATGCGGCCTGCGGCTGGATCCAGTTCATGTCCAAG GGTTTTCCAGATGAGGAGAGCATTGTCAACTACACCCTTAACCAGGCCTACCAGGATAATGTCACCGTATTCGCTA GTGTGATCTTCCAGACCCGCAAGGACGGTTCCTTGCCGCCCCACGTGCACTACAAGATCCGCCAGAATTCAAGCTTCACGGAGAAAACCAACGAGATCCGCCGGGCCTACTGGCGGCCGGGGCCCAACACCGGCGGCCGCTTCTACTTTCTATATGGCTTCGTTTGGATCCAGG ACATGATGGAGCGCGCCATCATCGACACCTTCGTGGGCCACGACGTGGTGGAGCCCGGCAACTACGTGCAGATGTTTCCCTACCCCTGCTACACGCGGGACGA cttTCTGTTTGTCATCGAGCACATGATGCCTCTCTGCATGGTGATCTCCTGGGTCTACTCTGTGGCCATGACCATTCAGCACATCGTGGCCGAGAAGGAGCACCGgctgaaggag GTGATGAAGACCATGGGCCTGAACAATGCGGTGCACTGGGTGGCCTGGTTCATCACGGGCTGCGTGCAGCTCTCCATCTCGGTGACAGCGCTGACCGCCATACTCAAGTATGGCCAGGTCCTTGCCCACAGCCATGTGCTCATCATCTGGCTCTTCCTGGCCGTCTACGCGGTGGCCACCATCATGTTCTG CTTCTTGGTGTCCGtgctgtactccaaggccaagctgGCCTCGGCCTGCGGCGGCATCATCTACTTCCTGAGCTACGTGCCCTACATGTACGTGGCTATCCGTGAGGAGGTGGCCCACGACAAGATCACCGCCTTCGAGAAGTGCATCGCG TCCCTGATGTCCACGACAGCCTTCGGTCTGGGCTCCAAGTACTTCGCCCTGTACGAGGTGGCGGGCGTGGGCATTCAGTGGCACACGTTCAGCCAGTCCCCCGTGGAAGGGGATGACTTCAACCTGCTCTTGGCTGTCACCATGCTGATGGTAGACGCGGTCGTCTATGGGGTGCTCACGTGGTACATTGAGGCTGTGCACCCAG gCATGTACGGGCTGCCCCGGCCCTGGTACTTCCCACTGCAGAAATCCTACTGGCTGGGCAGCGGGCGGACGGAGGCATGGGAGTGGAACTGGCCGTGGGCTCGCGCCCCCCGCCTCAGCGTCATGGAGGAGGATCAAGCCTGCGCCATGGAGAGCCGGCGCTCGG AGGAGACACGGGGCATGGAGGAGGAACCCACCCACCTGCCGCTGGTGGTCTGCGTGGACAAGCTCACCAAAGTCTATAAGAACGACAAGAAGCTGGCTTTGAACAAGCTGAGCCTCAACCTCTATGAGAACCAGGTCGTGTCCTTCCTGGGCCACAACGGGGCTGGCAAGACCACCACCAT GTCTATCCTCACCGGCCTGTTCCCACCTACGTCGGGCTCGGCCACCATCTACGGGCACGACATCCGCACAGAGATGGACGAGATCCGCAAGAACCTGGGCATGTGTCCCCAGCACAATGTGCTCTTCGACCGGCTCACGGTGGAGGAGCACCTCTGGTTCTACTCGAGGCTCAAGAGCATGGCCCAGGAGGAGATCCGCAAGGAGATGGACAA GATGATCGAGGACCTGGAGCTCTCCAACAAACGGCACTCACTGGTGCAGACGCTGTCCGGCGGCATGAAGCGCAAGCTCTCGGTGGCCATCGCCTTCGTGGGCGGCTCCCGGGCCATCATTCTAGACGAGCCCACGGCTGGCGTGGACCCCTATGCGCGCCGCGCCATCTGGGACCTGATCCTGAAGTACAAGCCGG GCCGCACGATCCTCCTGTCCACCCACCACATGGACGAGGCTGACCTGCTTGGGGACCGCATTGCCATCATCTCCCACGGGAAGCTCAAGTGCTGCGGCTCGCCTCTCTTCCTCAAGGGCGCCTACGGGGACGGCTACCGCCTCACGTTGGTCAAGCGGCCTGCCGAGCCAGGGGGCCCCCAAG AGCCAGGGCTGACAGCCAGCCCCCCAGGTCCGGCCCAGCTGAGCAGCTGTTCCGAGTCCCAGGTTTCCCAGTTCATCCGCAAACATGTGGCCTCCTGCCTGCTGGTCTCCGACACCAGCACCGAGCTCTCCTACATCCTGCCCAGCGAGGCAGCCAAGAAGGGGGCCTTTGAGCGCCTCTTTCAG CACCTGGAGCACAGTCTGGACGCACTGCACCTGAGCAGCTTTGGGCTGATGGACACGACACTGGAGGAAGTGTTCCTTAAGGTGTCGGAGGAGGACCAGTCGCTGGAGAACAGTGAGGCAG ATGTGAAAGAGTCCAGGAAAGATGTGTTACCAGGGGCTGCGGACCCAGTATCCGGGGAAGGTCCTGCCAGCAACCTGGCACGGTGCGCGGAGCTGGCCCAGTCACAGGCGTCGCTGCAGTCTGCATCCTCGGTGGGCTCTGCCCGTGGTGACGAGGGGGCCGGATACACCGATGTCTACAGCGACTACCGCCCTCTCTGTGACAACTTGCAGGACCCTGACAATGTCAGCTTGCAAG AGGCAGAGGCGGAGACCCTCACGCGGGTCGGCCAGGGCAGCCGCAAGCTGGAGGGCTGGTGGCTGAAGGTGCGCCAGTTCCACGGGCTCCTGGTGAAGCGCTTCCACTGTGCCCGGCGCAACTCCAAGGCACTGTCCTCTCAGATCCTGCTCCCCGCCTTCTTCGTCTGCGTGGCTATGACTGTGGCGCTCTCTGTCCCAGAGATCG GCGACCTGCCCCCGCTGGTCCTGTCCCCCTCCCAGTACCACAACTACACGCAGCCCCGTGGCAACTTCATCCCCTATGCCAAcgaggaacgccgggaataccg CTTGCGACTGTCCCCCGATGCCGGGCCCCAGCAGCTGGTGGGCACCTTCAGGCTGCCATCGGGTGTGGGAGCCACCTGTGTGCTCAAGTCTCCGGCCAACGGCTCGCTGGGGCCCACGCTGAACCTGAGCAGTGGTGAGTCGCGCCTGCTGGCCGCACGGTTCTTCGACAGCATGTGCTTGGAGTCCTTCACCCAGGGGCTGCCGCTGTCCAACTTCGTGCCGCCCCCACCCTCGCCCGCCCCGTCCGACTCCCCTGTGACCCTGGACGAGGACCTGCTGCCCACCTCCGGGTCAG AGAACTGGACCTCGGCGCCCTCCCTTCCACACCTGGTGCGGGAGCCCGTCCGCTGTACCTGTTCTGGGCAGGGCACTGGCTTCTCCTGCCCGGGCGGTGTGGGTGGGCACCCACCCCAGATGCGGGTGGTCACGGGTGACATTCTGACTGACATCACGGGCCACAACGTCTCCGAGTACCTGCTCTTCACCTCTGACCGCTTCCGGCTGCACCG GTACGGGGCCATCACCTTTGGCAACGTCCAGAAGTCCATCCCAGCCTCGTTTGGGGCCCGGGCCCCGGCTATGGTGCGGAGGATTGCAGTACGCAGGGCTGCCCAG GTGTTCTACAACAACAAGGGCTACCACAGCATGCCCACCTACCTCAACAGCCTCAACAACGCCATCCTGCGTGCCAACCTGCCCAAGAGCAAGGGCAACCCTGCGGCCTATG GCATCACCGTCACCAATCACCCGATGAACAAGACGAGTGCCAGCCTCTCTCTGGATTACCT GCTGCAGGGCACCGACGTAGTCATCGCCATCTTCATCATCGTGGCCATGTCTTTCGTGCCGGCCAGCTTCGTGGTCTTTCTGGTGGCCGAGAAGTCCACCAAGGCCAAGCACCTGCAGTTCGTCAGCGGCTGCAACCCCGTCATCTACTGGCTGGCCAACTACGTGTGGGACATG CTCAACTACCTGGTCCCGGCCACCTGCTGCGTCCTCATCCTGTTCGTGTTCGACCTGCCGGCCTACACTTCACCCACCAACTTCCCGGCCGTGCTCTCCCTGTTCCTGCTCTACGG GTGGTCCATCACACCCATCATGTACCCGGCCTCCTTCTGGTTCGAGGTCCCCAGCTCGGCCTATGTGTTTCTCATTGTCATCAACCTCTTCATCGGCATCACTGCCACTGTGGCCACCTTCCTGCTGCAGCTCTTTGAGCATGACAAG GACCTGAAGGTTGTCAACAGTTACCTGAAGAGCTGCTTCCTCATCTTCCCCAACTACAACCTGGGCCACGGGCTGATGGAGATGGCCTACAACGAGTACCTCAACGAGTACTACGCCAAGATCG GCCAGGTTGACAAGATGAAGTCTCCCTTTGAGTGGGACATCGTCACCAGGGGCCTGGTGGCCATGACCGTCGAGGGCTTTGTGGGCTTCCTCCTGACCATCATGTGTCAGTACAACTTTCTGCGGCAGCCGCA gcGCATGCCCGTGTCCACGAAGCCCGTGGAGGACGACGTGGACGTGGCCAGCGAGCGGCAGCGGGTGCTCAGGGGAGATGCAGACAACGACATGGTCAAAATCGAGAACCTGACCAAG GTGTACAAATCGCGGAAGATTGGTCGCATCCTGGCCGTGGACCGCCTGTGCCTGGGCGTGCGTCCTGGCGAGTGCTTCGGCCTCCTGGGCGTCAACGGCGCGGGGAAGACGAGCACCTTCAAGATGCTGACAGGGGACGAGAGCACGACGGGGGGCGAGGCCTTCGTCAACGGGCACAG CGTGCTCAAGGAGCTCCTCCAGGTGCAGCAGAGCCTGGGCTACTGCCCGCAATTCGACGCCCTGTTCGATGAGCTCACGGCCCGCGAGCACCTGCAGCTGTACACAAGGCTCCGGGGCATTCCCTGGAAGGACGAGGCGCGG GTGGTGAAGTGGGCCCTGGAGAAGCTGGAGCTGACCAAATATGCCGACAAGCCTGCTGGCACCTACAGTGGAGGGAACAAACGGAAGCTGTCAACAGCCATAGCCCTCATCGGGTACCCAGCCTTCATCTTTCTG GACGAGCCTACCACAGGCATGGACCCCAAGGCTCGGCGCTTCCTCTGGAACCTCATCTTGGACCTCATCAAGACGGGGCGCTCGGTGGTGCTGACTTCACACAg CATGGAGGAGTGTGAGGCGCTGTGCACGCGCCTGGCCATCATGGTGAACGGACGTCTGCGCTGTCTGGGCAGCATCCAGCATCTGAAGAACCG GTTTGGGGATGGTTACATGATCACGGTGAGGACCAAGAGCAGCCAGAACGTGAAGGACGTGGTGCGGTTCTTCAACAGGAACTTCCCGGAGGCCATCCTCAAG GAGCGGCACCACACGAAGGTGCAGTACCAGCTCAAGTCCGCGCACATCTCGCTGGCGCAGGTGTTCAGCAAAATGGAGCAGGTGGTGGGCGTGCTGGGCGTCGAGGACTACTCGGTCAGCCAGACCACCCTGGACAAC GTGTTCGTGAACTTCGCCAAGAAGCAGAGCGACAACCTGGAGCAGCAGGAGACGGAGCCGCCCTCGGGCCTGCAGTCCCCGCTGGGCCGCCTGCTCAGCCTGTTCCGGCCGCGGCCTCCCCCCACTGAGCTGCGGGCGCTAGTGGCCGACGAGCCCGAGGACCTGGACACGGAGGATGAGGGCCTCATCAGCTTCGAGGAGGAGCGG CCTGTTGCTGTCCACCAGGCCCAGCTCTCCTTCAACACGGACACTCTCTGCTGA